From Oryza sativa Japonica Group chromosome 4, ASM3414082v1, one genomic window encodes:
- the LOC4335789 gene encoding beta-fructofuranosidase, insoluble isoenzyme 3 isoform X1 has product MATARARAALVFVALLQMAAVVVVRASHVVYPELQSLEAKHVDGKLRTGYHFQPPKHWINGPMYYKGLYHLFYQYNPKGAVWGNIEWAHSVSTDLIDWTALEPGIYPSKTFDEKGCWSGSATVLPSGVPVIMYTGIDPDERQVQNVAYPVNLSDPYLREWYKPDYNPIINPDGGINASAFRDPTTAWYGPDGHWRLLVGSKVNMKGLAVLYRSRDFKKWVKAHHPLHSAHTGMWECPDFFPVAVAGGSRHYRRGVDTAELHDAAVAEEVKYVLKVSLDLTRYEYYTVGWYDHATDRYVPDAAFPDNDYGLRYDYGDFYASKSFYDPAKRRRIVWGWANESDTVPDDRRKGWAGIQAIPRKLWLSADGKQLVQWPVEELKALRAKHVNVTDKVIKKGNYFEVTGFKSVQSDVDMAFAIKDLSKAEEFDPAWRTDAEALCKKLGSDVDGGVGPFGLWALASGDLKERTAVFFRVFKANDSSHVVLMCNDPTRSSYESKIYRPTFAGFVDVDIAKNKQIALRTLIDHSVVESFGARGKTCILTRVYPRKAVGDDAHLFVFNNGESDVKVTNLDAWEMKTPKMNAEE; this is encoded by the exons atggcgacggcgagggcgagggccgCGCTGGTGTTTGTGGCTCTGCTGCAGAtggcggcagtggtggtggtgcgcgcGTCGCACGTCGTCTACCCGGAGCTCCAGTCGCTGGAGGCGAAGCACGTCGACGGGAAGCTCCGGACCGGGTACCACTTCCAACCACCCAAGCACTGGATCAACG GTCCGATGTACTATAAGGGCTTGTACCATCTGTTCTACCAGTACAACCCCAAGGGCGCCGTGTGGGGGAACATCGAGTGGGCGCACTCGGTTTCGACGGACCTGATCGACTGGACGGCGCTGGAGCCGGGGATCTACCCGTCCAAGACGTTCGACGAGAAGGGCTGCTGGTCGGGCTCCGCCACCGTGCTCCCCAGCGGCGTGCCGGTGATCATGTACACCGGCATCGACCCCGACGAGCGGCAGGTCCAGAACGTCGCCTACCCGGTGAACCTCTCCGACCCGTACCTCCGCGAGTGGTACAAGCCCGACTACAACCCCATCATCAACCCGGACGGCGGCATCAACGCCAGCGCGTTCCGCGACCCGACCACCGCCTGGTACGGGCCCGACGGCCACTGGCGGCTCCTCGTCGGCAGCAAGGTGAACATGAAGGGGCTCGCCGTGCTGTACCGGAGCCGGGACTTCAAGAAGTGGGTCAAGGCGCACCACCCGCTGCACTCGGCGCACACCGGGATGTGGGAGTGCCCGGACTTCTTCCCCGTCGCTGTGGCGGGCGGGAGCCGCCACTACCGCCGCGGCGTCGACACCGCCGAGCTGCacgacgccgccgtggcggAGGAGGTCAAGTACGTGCTCAAGGTGAGCCTCGACCTGACGCGGTACGAGTACTACACCGTCGGCTGGTACGACCACGCCACCGACCGGTACGTCCCCGACGCCGCCTTCCCCGACAACGACTACGGCCTCCGCTACGACTACGGCGACTTCTACGCATCCAAGTCGTTCTACGACCCGGCCAAGCGCCGCCGCATCGTCTGGGGCTGGGCCAACGAGTCCGACACCGTACCCGACGACCGCCGAAAGGGCTGGGCCGGCATCCAG GCGATACCGAGGAAGCTCTGGCTGTCGGCGGACGGGAAGCAGCTGGTGCAGTGGCCGGTGGAGGAGCTCAAGGCGCTGCGAGCCAAGCACGTCAATGTCACTGACAAGGTCATCAAGAAGGGCAACTACTTCGAGGTCACCGGCTTCAAGTCCGTGCAG TCGGATGTGGATATGGCGTTCGCGATCAAGGACCTGAGCAAGGCGGAGGAGTTCGACCCGGCGTGGCGGACGGACGCGGAGGCGCTGTGCAAGAAGCTCGGCTcggacgtcgacggcggcgtggggcCGTTCGGGCTGTGGGCGCTGGCCTCCGGCGACCTCAAGGAGAGGACGGCCGTCTTCTTCAGGGTGTTCAAGGCCAACGACTCCTCGCACGTCGTCCTCATGTGCAACGACCCTACCAG GTCATCGTACGAGTCGAAGATCTACAGGCCGACCTTCGCCGGCTTCGTCGACGTCGACATCGCCAAGAACAAACAAATCGCCCTCCGGACATTG ATCGATCACTCCGTGGTGGAGAGCTTCGGGGCGCGCGGCAAGACGTGCATCCTGACGAGGGTGTACCCGAGGAaagccgtcggcgacgacgcgcaCCTCTTCGTCTTCAACAACGGCGAGTCGGACGTCAAGGTCACCAACCTGGACGCCTGGGAGATGAAGACCCCGAAGATGAACGCGGAGGAGTAG
- the LOC4335789 gene encoding beta-fructofuranosidase, insoluble isoenzyme 3 precursor: MATARARAALVFVALLQMAAVVVVRASHVVYPELQSLEAKHVDGKLRTGYHFQPPKHWINDPNGPMYYKGLYHLFYQYNPKGAVWGNIEWAHSVSTDLIDWTALEPGIYPSKTFDEKGCWSGSATVLPSGVPVIMYTGIDPDERQVQNVAYPVNLSDPYLREWYKPDYNPIINPDGGINASAFRDPTTAWYGPDGHWRLLVGSKVNMKGLAVLYRSRDFKKWVKAHHPLHSAHTGMWECPDFFPVAVAGGSRHYRRGVDTAELHDAAVAEEVKYVLKVSLDLTRYEYYTVGWYDHATDRYVPDAAFPDNDYGLRYDYGDFYASKSFYDPAKRRRIVWGWANESDTVPDDRRKGWAGIQAIPRKLWLSADGKQLVQWPVEELKALRAKHVNVTDKVIKKGNYFEVTGFKSVQSDVDMAFAIKDLSKAEEFDPAWRTDAEALCKKLGSDVDGGVGPFGLWALASGDLKERTAVFFRVFKANDSSHVVLMCNDPTRSSYESKIYRPTFAGFVDVDIAKNKQIALRTLIDHSVVESFGARGKTCILTRVYPRKAVGDDAHLFVFNNGESDVKVTNLDAWEMKTPKMNAEE, encoded by the exons atggcgacggcgagggcgagggccgCGCTGGTGTTTGTGGCTCTGCTGCAGAtggcggcagtggtggtggtgcgcgcGTCGCACGTCGTCTACCCGGAGCTCCAGTCGCTGGAGGCGAAGCACGTCGACGGGAAGCTCCGGACCGGGTACCACTTCCAACCACCCAAGCACTGGATCAACG ATCCGAACG GTCCGATGTACTATAAGGGCTTGTACCATCTGTTCTACCAGTACAACCCCAAGGGCGCCGTGTGGGGGAACATCGAGTGGGCGCACTCGGTTTCGACGGACCTGATCGACTGGACGGCGCTGGAGCCGGGGATCTACCCGTCCAAGACGTTCGACGAGAAGGGCTGCTGGTCGGGCTCCGCCACCGTGCTCCCCAGCGGCGTGCCGGTGATCATGTACACCGGCATCGACCCCGACGAGCGGCAGGTCCAGAACGTCGCCTACCCGGTGAACCTCTCCGACCCGTACCTCCGCGAGTGGTACAAGCCCGACTACAACCCCATCATCAACCCGGACGGCGGCATCAACGCCAGCGCGTTCCGCGACCCGACCACCGCCTGGTACGGGCCCGACGGCCACTGGCGGCTCCTCGTCGGCAGCAAGGTGAACATGAAGGGGCTCGCCGTGCTGTACCGGAGCCGGGACTTCAAGAAGTGGGTCAAGGCGCACCACCCGCTGCACTCGGCGCACACCGGGATGTGGGAGTGCCCGGACTTCTTCCCCGTCGCTGTGGCGGGCGGGAGCCGCCACTACCGCCGCGGCGTCGACACCGCCGAGCTGCacgacgccgccgtggcggAGGAGGTCAAGTACGTGCTCAAGGTGAGCCTCGACCTGACGCGGTACGAGTACTACACCGTCGGCTGGTACGACCACGCCACCGACCGGTACGTCCCCGACGCCGCCTTCCCCGACAACGACTACGGCCTCCGCTACGACTACGGCGACTTCTACGCATCCAAGTCGTTCTACGACCCGGCCAAGCGCCGCCGCATCGTCTGGGGCTGGGCCAACGAGTCCGACACCGTACCCGACGACCGCCGAAAGGGCTGGGCCGGCATCCAG GCGATACCGAGGAAGCTCTGGCTGTCGGCGGACGGGAAGCAGCTGGTGCAGTGGCCGGTGGAGGAGCTCAAGGCGCTGCGAGCCAAGCACGTCAATGTCACTGACAAGGTCATCAAGAAGGGCAACTACTTCGAGGTCACCGGCTTCAAGTCCGTGCAG TCGGATGTGGATATGGCGTTCGCGATCAAGGACCTGAGCAAGGCGGAGGAGTTCGACCCGGCGTGGCGGACGGACGCGGAGGCGCTGTGCAAGAAGCTCGGCTcggacgtcgacggcggcgtggggcCGTTCGGGCTGTGGGCGCTGGCCTCCGGCGACCTCAAGGAGAGGACGGCCGTCTTCTTCAGGGTGTTCAAGGCCAACGACTCCTCGCACGTCGTCCTCATGTGCAACGACCCTACCAG GTCATCGTACGAGTCGAAGATCTACAGGCCGACCTTCGCCGGCTTCGTCGACGTCGACATCGCCAAGAACAAACAAATCGCCCTCCGGACATTG ATCGATCACTCCGTGGTGGAGAGCTTCGGGGCGCGCGGCAAGACGTGCATCCTGACGAGGGTGTACCCGAGGAaagccgtcggcgacgacgcgcaCCTCTTCGTCTTCAACAACGGCGAGTCGGACGTCAAGGTCACCAACCTGGACGCCTGGGAGATGAAGACCCCGAAGATGAACGCGGAGGAGTAG
- the LOC4335788 gene encoding uncharacterized LOC4335788, which yields MAPPPPPPPLHCYKAPEEQRLGPRPATQSRPPPHLLPYSGGLDLLTEALGAESFDPDDDDDATAASPAMEDVGAAVAAVDFLAPPCKRPHHVLLSSSSEGVGHDDDDNQHAVMVLRRTRSGRAFPPPISVIGKGGRPWLSLRAHREAGRLVLREMRLPSQELLQPCKEDGRFKLLIHPEAGRRSGGAGAGPRVGSGREGHGALES from the coding sequence atggcgccaccaccaccgccaccaccgctgcacTGCTACAAAGCCCCCGAGGAGCAGCGGCTCGGGCCGCGCCCCGCCACACAATCAAGGCCCCCGCCGCACCTCCTCCCGTACTCCGGCGGCCTCGACCTCCTCACGGAGGCACTTGGGGCCGAGAGCTTCGatccggacgacgacgacgacgccaccgccgcctcccccgccatggaggacgtcggcgccgccgtcgccgcggtcgACTTTCTGGCCCCGCCGTGCAAGAGGCCGCACCACGTCCtcctcagcagcagcagcgaaggcgtaggccacgacgacgacgacaaccagCACGCCGTGATGGTgctgaggaggacgaggagcggGAGGGCGTTCCCGCCGCCGATATCGGTGATCGGCAAGGGCGGGCGGCCGTGGCTGAGCCTCCGGGCGCACCGGGAGGCCGGCCGGCTCGTGCTGCGGGAGATGCGGCTGCCGTCGCAGGAGTTGCTGCAGCCGTGCAAGGAGGACGGCAGGTTCAAGCTGCTCATCCACCCGGAGGCCGGCCGCCgtagtggcggcgccggcgcggggccACGCGTAGGATCAGGAAGGGAAGGACACGGCGCCCTCGAGTCTTGA
- the LOC4335787 gene encoding ABC transporter B family member 29, chloroplastic, with the protein MEVVSSNLEDNFWDPPGIDCDSTEPFYSVASCSRTTRIACHASLLPHGAALRALATAMATPTPMPHTPISSQTLTLAPHVSRRRCGGSVRARTLALPATPASACSFRLRATAARDSPLPSLFDEAFPFVAVEWKTIVKGWACAAAAVYCLSRAVPAAGRLPRALAACGGGAAEAFKGGFALAGLAAARSAAAYVQQALLWEAALRAAGRLRERAFEGVLARDLAFFEGSGGLSAGDIAHRITDEADDVADAVYSVLNTIVPTSLQLIAMGHQMVTINPLLSVVAATVIPCMWLVIASLGRRLRQISKEAHISLAMLTVYLNDVLPSMLTVKANNGEGKEISRFQNLVIVDLKNNLSKKKMKAFIPQVVRTTYIGGLLVLCAGSIAVSGTFFDGEGFLSFLTALTLAIEPIQDFGKAYNEYKQGEPALDRIFDLTRFIPEVRDKATAVHLKYVKGDINFHDVTFQYIDGMPPILDGVNLHIRSGETIAFVGPSGGGKTTLAKLLLRLYQPQSGYILLDNCDIRDIQLQCLRTHIAFVSQDALSTYMLLSGTIAENIAYGDPMGAIDMSKVESAAKIANAEEFIKMLPGGYNSYVGQKGSSLSGGQKQRLSIARAIYQNSSVLILDEATSALDSRSEILVKEALTNLMANHTVLVIAHRLEMILMADRIVLLEGGKLREITKSSFLSRDSQFSSPQGSSPKLGEV; encoded by the exons ATGGAGGTAGTTAGCAGTAACCTTGAAGATAACTTCTGGGACCCACCTGGCATTGACTGTGACAGCACCGAGCCGTTTTACTCGGTAGCCTCTTGTTCCCGCACAACTCGCATCGCATGCCACGCCTCTCTGCTCCCGCACGGCGCCGCGCTGCGAGCTCTCGCCACGGCCATGGCGACACCGACACCGATGCCTCACACTCCCATCTCCTCGCAAACCCTAACGTTAGCCCCACACGTCTCGCGGCGGAGATGCGGAGGCAGTGTCCGCGCCCGGACCCTAGCTCTGCCCGCAacgccggcgtcggcgtgctccttccgcctccgcgccacggcggcgcgcgacTCCCCGCTGCCATCGCTGTTCGACGAGGCGTTCCCCTTCGTCGCCGTGGAGTGGAAGACCATAGTGAAGGGGTGGGCGtgcgcggccgcggccgtgTACTGCCTCTCGCGCGCGGTGCCCGCCGCGGGGCGGCTGCCGCGAGCGCTCGCGGCCTGCGGGGGCGGGGCCGCGGAGGCGTTCAAGGGCGGGTTCGCGCTCGCGGGACTCGCCGCTGCGCGCTCGGCCGCGGCGTACGTGCAGCAGGCGTTGCTCTGGGAGGCGGCGCTccgggcggcggggcggctgcgggAGCGCGCGTTCGAGGGGGTGCTTGCGCGTGACCTCGCGTTCTTCGAGGGCAGTGGAGGACTGTCCGCGGGAGACATCGCGCACCGGATCACCGACGAGGCGGACGACGTCGCGGACGCCGTGTACTCTGTCCTCAAT ACTATTGTGCCAACAAGCTTGCAGTTGATAGCTATGGGACATCAAATGGTGACAATCAATCCCCTGCTCTCAGTGGTTGCCGCAACG GTAATTCCATGTATGTGGCTTGTCATTGCAAGTCTTGGCAGAAGACTCCGCCAAATATCCAAAGAGGCTCACATTAGTCTTGCCATGCTTACAGTCTATCTCAATGAT GTACTTCCATCGATGCTCACTGTGAAGGCAAACAATGGTGAGGGCAAGGAGATATCGAGATTTCAAAATTTAGTTATTGTTGATCTAAAGAATAATCTAAgtaagaagaagatgaaggctttcATACCTCAGGTTGTTCGAACAACTTACATCGGAGGCCTGTTAGTGCTCTGTGCTGGGTCAATAGCAGTTTCAGGCACCTTCTTTGATGGTGAgggctttctttctttcctgaCAGCACTTACTCTAGCTATTGAGCCTATTCAG GATTTTGGGAAGGCATACAATGAATATAAGCAAGGAGAACCAGCATTGGATCGCATATTTGATCTAACAAGGTTCATCCCTGAG GTGAGGGATAAAGCAACCGCTGTTCATTTAAAATATGTCAAGGGGGACATTAACTTCCATGATGTTACGTTTCAATATATTGATGGCATGCCGCCAATACTAGATGGCGTGAATCTTCATATCAGATCAGGAGAAACTATTGCTTTTGTTGGACCTTCAGGTGGAGGGAAAACTACTCTTGCCAAATTACTCCTTCGACTTTATCAACCACAAAGCG GATATATACTTCTGGACAACTGTGATATCCGGGACATTCAATTACAATGCTTGAGAACACATATTGCATTTGTTTCACAGGATGCATTAAGTACTTAT ATGCTGCTCTCTGGAACAATTGCTGAAAATATTGCTTATGGAGACCCCATGGGAGCTATTGATATGAGCAAGGTTGAAAGCGCTGCTAAGATTGCCAATGCTGAGGAGTTCATTAAGATGTTGCCAGGAGGATATAATTCATATGTAGGGCAAAAAGGTTCTAGCCTTAGTGGTGGGCAGAAACAAAG ATTATCTATTGCAAGGGCGATCTATCAGAACTCCTCCGTACTGATATTGGATGAAGCAACATCAGCTTTGGATAGCAGGTCTGAGATACTAGTGAAAGAAGCATTGACGAATCTAATGGCAAACCACACT GTTCTTGTCATTGCTCATCGGCTGGAAATGATCCTAATGGCTGATAGAATTGTCTTGTTGGAAGGTGGTAAATTGCGGGAGATCACAAAGTCATCTTTCTTGTCTCGAGATAGCCAGTTCAGCTCACCCCAAGGCAGCAGTCCGAAACTGGGTGAGGTTTAA